In Raphanus sativus cultivar WK10039 chromosome 5, ASM80110v3, whole genome shotgun sequence, the following proteins share a genomic window:
- the LOC108861367 gene encoding choline transporter protein 1, whose amino-acid sequence MRGPLGAVIGRYTSSDGSDKDGIIKHNRKCRDITFLVIFIAFWVSMIVNSSFGFNQGNPLRLTYGLDYEGNVCGSNHRHRDLTQLELRYWLNPNQVYESGLKDGELTLGNARTICLLDCPEPSDDTLNWVCDYPDGEIRLKMDDWIDRNYDYFEFLTPEMRNSSLQLQGPCYPIIFPSVNVYWSCQYIARASNSSLRHWQQMGGVSIQEDMIIDKSIRRSMNSRASVLKRYVADIGKSWPVLIVCGGLVPLFLSIVWLLLIRHFVTAMPWITVVLFNMLLISVTIFYYLKAGWIGDDAVTPIIGEHDPYIHVYGRELTHVRIVAILMTFISAVAILTSIAIIRRILMATSVLKVAAKVIGEVQALIIFPAIPYAMLAIFYMFWLSAALYLFSSGQVVQNNCNNTNCCAYDLVLKKVNCEHCCGYSIRYTPHITVAIFFHLFGCYWATQFFIASSATVIAGSVASYYWAQGEEAASPEIPFLPAFASMKRLARYNLGSVALGSLVVSFVESVRFILEAIRRRTKVRGTTPDHWLRRMGYYTSRGCLKSVEWTIKSVNRNAYIMIGITGKSFCKSSAIATELIINNVMRIGKVNVIGDVILFLGKLCVSLFSALFGFLMLDSHKYRSSHNKVSSPLLPVLACWGLGYVVATLFFAVVEMSIDTIILSFCQDSEENQGNAQHAPSLLLETLDSNHYGEDGY is encoded by the exons ATGAGAGGACCTCTAGGAGCTGTGATTGGAAGATACACCTCAAGTGATGGGAGTGACAAAGATGGGATCATCAAACACAACAGAAAGTGCAGAGACATTACCTTCCTCGTCATCTTCATTGCCTTTTGGGTCTCAATGATTGTCAACTCCAGCTTTGGTTTCAACCAAGGAAACCCATTAAG ACTCACATATGGATTAGACTACGAAGGGAATGTGTGTGGTAGCAACCACCGTCACCGTGACCTTACTCAGCTCGAGCTTAGATACTGGCTAAACCCTAACCAAGTCTACGAAAGTGGTCTGAAAGATGGGGAGCTCACATTGGGTAACGCTAGGACTATCTGTCTCTTGGACTGCCCTGAACCTTCGGATGATACTCTCAACTGGGTCTGTGACTATCCAGACGGCGAGATACGTCTCAAGATGGATGATTGGATCGACAGGAACTATGATTACTTTGAGTTTCTCACTCCTGAAATGAGGAACTCCTCTCTTCAGCTCCAGGGTCCTTGTTACCCTATCATCTTCCCTAGCGTCAATGTTTATTGGAGCTGCCAGTATATAGCTCGTGCTTCGAACTCGTCTCTGCGCCATTGGCAGCAGATGGGTGGTGTGAGTATTCAAGAGGATATGATCATTGACAAATCTATCAGAAGATCAATGAACTCTCGTGCCTCGGTTCTAAAG AGGTATGTGGCTGATATTGGCAAGTCATGGCCAGTATTGATTGTATGTGGAGGCCTTGTCCCGTTGTTTCTATCCATTGTTTGGCTGCTCCTTATACGTCATTTTGTAACTGCCATGCCCTGGATAACTGTTGTCCTTTTCAACATGCTTTTAATATCTGTCACCATCTTCTACTACTTGAAAG ctgGATGGATTGGGGATGATGCTGTAACACCTATCATCGGTGAGCATGATCCATACATTCATGTGTATGGTCGA GAGCTGACTCATGTCCGTATAGTCGCCATTCTCATGACTTTCATCTCAGCTGTTGCTATCCTCACTTCTATAGCCATCATTCGCCGTATCCTTATGGCCACATCAGTCCTCAAG GTAGCTGCTAAAGTAATAGGAGAAGTGCAAGCTCTGATTATATTCCCAGCTATACCATACGCGATGCTAGCAATATTCTATATGTTCTGGCTATCAGCAGCTCTCTATCTATTCAGTTCGGGTCAAGTTGTTCAGAACAACTGCAACAACACTAACTGCTGCGCGTACGATCTCGTTTTAAAGAAAGTGAACTGCGAGCATTGCTGTGGTTACAGCATACGTTACACTCCTCACATTACAGTTGCCATATTCTTCCATCTCTTTGGCTGCTACTGGGCCACACAGTTCTTCATTGCATCTTCAGCTACAGTGATTGCTGGCTCTGTCGCTTCCTATTATTGGGCTCAAGGGGAAGAAGCAGCATCGCCAGAGATACCGTTTCTTCCTGCTTTCGCTTCGATGAAGCGGCTCGCACGCTACAACTTGGGATCTGTGGCTCTTGGTTCGCTGGTTGTCTCTTTTGTGGAGTCTGTTAGGTTCATTCTCGAAGCTATTCGTCGTAGAACGAAAGTGAGAGGGACCACGCCTGATCACTGGCTTAGGAGAATGGGTTATTACACTTCACGTGGTTGTCTTAAAAGCGTTGAGTGGACTATCAAATCGGTTAACCGCAATGCTTACATAATG ATTGGTATAACAGGGAAAAGCTTTTGCAAATCATCTGCGATAGCTACAGAGCTGATCATAAACAACGTAATGAGGATAGGGAAGGTGAATGTAATAGGAGATGTGATATTGTTTCTAGGGAAGCTCTGTGTGAGTCTCTTCAGTGCTCTCTTTGGGTTTCTCATGTTGGATTCACACAAGTACCGCTCTTCTCACAACAAAGTCTCCTCCCCTCTCTTACCCGTTTTg GCATGTTGGGGTTTGGGGTATGTTGTGGCTACACTATTCTTTGCGGTGGTGGAGATGTCGATAGACACAATCATACTTTCGTTTTGTCAAGACTCGGAAGAGAATCAAGGGAATGCTCAGCATGCACCGTCTCTTCTTCTTGAAACTTTAGATAGCAATCATTATGGGGAAGATGGTTATTAG
- the LOC108861369 gene encoding expansin-A12-like, which produces MEMKGKYLVTIILLVGTLSVGMCSNGWISAHATYYGVNDSPASLGGACGYDNPYHAGFGAHTAALSGALFRSGESCGGCYQVRCDYRADPKWCLRGAAVTVTATNFCPSNNNGGWCNLPRHHFDMSMPAFFRIARRGNEGIVPVFYRRVGCRRRGGVRFTMRGQGNFNMVILSNIGASGAVKAVAVRGSRGKTWLQMTRNWGANWQSSGDLRGKRLSFRVTLLDGKTMTFVNVVPSTWWFGQTFSSGGQFH; this is translated from the exons atggAAATGAAGGGGAAATACTTGGTAACGATTATTCTACTGGTTGGTACGTTAAGTGTGGGGATGTGTTCTAATGGCTGGATTAGTGCTCATGCAACGTATTATGGTGTTAATGATAGCCCTGCCTCACTTG GCGGAGCTTGTGGGTATGACAATCCTTACCACGCCGGATTCGGAGCCCATACGGCGGCGCTAAGTGGTGCGCTATTCAGAAGCGGTGAGTCATGCGGTGGGTGTTACCAAGTGAGGTGTGACTATCGGGCGGATCCGAAGTGGTGTCTCCGAGGAGCCGCAGTGACGGTGACGGCTACAAACTTCTGTCCATCGAACAATAATGGAGGTTGGTGCAATCTTCCTCGCCACCACTTCGACATGTCCATGCCTGCTTTCTTCCGCATCGCCCGTCGCGGCAATGAAGGCATCGTCCCCGTATTCTACCGCCG GGTGGGATGCAGAAGAAGAGGAGGTGTGAGGTTCACGATGAGAGGGCAAGGTAATTTCAATATGGTAATACTATCAAACATTGGCGCCAGCGGCGCGGTGAAAGCGGTTGCGGTGAGAGGATCAAGGGGAAAGACTTGGCTTCAAATGACTCGTAACTGGGGTGCTAACTGGCAGAGCTCCGGCGATCTCCGTGGAAAGAGACTCTCTTTTAGAGTTACTCTTCTTGACGGTAAAACGATGACGTTCGTAAACGTTGTTCCTTCTACTTGGTGGTTCGGTCAAACCTTCTCTTCTGGAGGCCAGTTTCACTGA
- the LOC108861370 gene encoding thioredoxin M4, chloroplastic isoform X1 — translation MASLLDSITKILVLSLLITSSILSASTVTVGSHVRFTVPDLSDSEWQTQVLEPDVPVLVEFWEPRCGPCATIHPIVDQLAKDFAGKFKFYKINTDESPNTTNRYGISSVPTVIVFKDGEKKDSITGAVSRETLEKTIERFLVE, via the exons ATGGCGTCTTTGCTTGATTCCATCACCAAAATCCTGGTGCTTTCTCTGCTGATCACGTCCTCGATCTTATCTGCTTCAACAGTTACGGTTGGTTCTCACGTCAGGTTCACAG TACCAGACCTGTCTGATTCAGAATGGCAAACCCAGGTTCTCGAACCAGATGTCCCAGTATTGGTCGAGTTTTGGGAACCAAGGTGTGGACCATGCGCTACGATTCACCCCATCGTTGACCAACTAGCTAAGGACTTCGCAGGCAAGTTCAAATTCTACAAAATCAACACCGATGAGAGCCCAAACACAACCAATCGTTATGGAATAAGCAGCGTTCCGACCGTGATCGTATTCAAAGACGGTGAGAAGAAAGATAGTATCACTGGAGCTGTCTCTAGAGAGACATTGGAGAAAACTATAGAAAGGTTTTTGGTCgagtaa
- the LOC108861370 gene encoding thioredoxin M4, chloroplastic isoform X2 gives MASLLDSITKILVLSLLITSSILSASTVTVGSHVRFTDLSDSEWQTQVLEPDVPVLVEFWEPRCGPCATIHPIVDQLAKDFAGKFKFYKINTDESPNTTNRYGISSVPTVIVFKDGEKKDSITGAVSRETLEKTIERFLVE, from the exons ATGGCGTCTTTGCTTGATTCCATCACCAAAATCCTGGTGCTTTCTCTGCTGATCACGTCCTCGATCTTATCTGCTTCAACAGTTACGGTTGGTTCTCACGTCAGGTTCACAG ACCTGTCTGATTCAGAATGGCAAACCCAGGTTCTCGAACCAGATGTCCCAGTATTGGTCGAGTTTTGGGAACCAAGGTGTGGACCATGCGCTACGATTCACCCCATCGTTGACCAACTAGCTAAGGACTTCGCAGGCAAGTTCAAATTCTACAAAATCAACACCGATGAGAGCCCAAACACAACCAATCGTTATGGAATAAGCAGCGTTCCGACCGTGATCGTATTCAAAGACGGTGAGAAGAAAGATAGTATCACTGGAGCTGTCTCTAGAGAGACATTGGAGAAAACTATAGAAAGGTTTTTGGTCgagtaa
- the LOC108858914 gene encoding probable ubiquitin-conjugating enzyme E2 25, which yields MEPEIVCTTLTPTNKDTTPDAMQNGDVLDNNSVDNKNKGKAIQVGSLSDDEQLEESASEGYDTTNNNESNPGSSPLSDSLLDPDSLIYEDDSDQYGYEMEEEEEEEEEADDYVSEYQALFDAKEKELPAGVEVTMDWLPNSKPSGTSKSSREEHGIEPEPTISSSSKKPKKGSALQGFTPNSAYALPQIYLNPQPPVPAPAPASSSSSAFLPTQKKPKGIYNARPGVQEVISDSNTCRVKRNMDDYLGKFVFFKRFDIVDDLVDHHYASNGTASTKHSKEWAKRIQEEWRILENDLPEMIFVRAYESRMDLLRAVIIGADGTPYHDGLFFFDIFFPDTYPSVPPLVHYHSGGLRINPNLYNSGKVCLSLLGTWSGAASQMWNPTKSTMLQVLVSIQGLILNQKPYFNEPGYERSAGSASGEKSSKAYSENTFLLSLKTMVYNMRRPPKYFEDFSYGHFFSCAHDVLKACNAYRNGAPVASLVRGKIKEGEVSDEKCSEKFMTDVATFVDTILLKEFILLGVLGLEPEEEDKPSETKVAESSSRRK from the exons ATGGAGCCTGAGATCGTTTGTACAACTCTAACGCCAACTAACAAG GACACAACTCCAGATGCAATGCAAAACGGTGATGTTCTTGATAACAACAGTGTTGATAATAAGAACAAAGGGAAGGCTATACAAGTGGGATCCCTTTCTGACGATGAGCAATTAGAG GAATCTGCTAGTGAGGGTTATGACACAACTAACAACAATGAGTCCAATCCTGGATCCTCTCCACTATCAGATAGTTTACTAGACCCAGACTCTTTGATCTACGAAGACGATTCTGATCAATATGGCTATGAGatggaagaggaggaagaggaggaggaggaggctgaTGATTACGTCTCCGAGTATCAAGCCCTTTTTGATGCCAAGGAGAAGGAGCTCCCAGCTGGTGTGGAGGTGACAATGGATTGGCTTCCAAATTCTAAACCAAGTGGAACCAGCAAATCTTCACGTGAAGAACACGGTATTGAACCAGAACCTACCATCAGCAGCAGCtccaagaaaccaaaaaaaggaAGTGCTTTACAAGGATTCACACCGAACTCTGCTTACGCTTTGCCACAGATTTATCTTAACCCTCAGCCTCCTGTTCCAGCTCCAGctcctgcttcttcttcttctagtgCATTTCTGCCCACACAAAAGAAGCCAAAAGGAATTTATAATGCTCGGCCTGGGGTGCAAGAGGTTATTTCAGATTCGAATACGTGCAGAGTTAAGAGAAATATGGACGATTATCTTGGCaagtttgtgtttttcaaaagaTTTGACATCGTCGACGATTTGGTGGACCACCATTATGCTTCCAATGGAACAGCTTCAACGAAG CATTCAAAGGAATGGGCTAAAAGGATACAAGAAGAGTGGAGGATTCTTGAGAATGATTTGCCAG AGATGATATTTGTCAGAGCTTATGAGTCTAGGATGGATCTTTTGAGGGCGGTGATTATTGGAGCTGATGGAACTCCTTACCATGACGGTCTCTTCTTTTTCGATATCTTCTTTCCAGATACATACCCTTCTGTACCACCG cTTGTTCATTACCATTCTGGTGGGCTAAGAATCAACCCCAATTTGTACAATAGTGGGAAAGTGTGTCTGAGTCTTCTCGGCACTTGGAGTGGTGCCGCGAGTCAGATGTGGAACCCCACCAAATCTACAATGTTACAGGTTCTTGTCTCAATCCAAGGCCTAATCTTGAATCAAAAACCTTACTTCAACGAGCCTGGCTACGAGAGGTCAGCAGGTTCTGCATCCGGGGAGAAAAGTTCTAAAGCTTACAGCGAAAACACATTCTTACTTTCTTTGAAGACAATGGTCTACAACATGCGGAGGCCACCCAag TATTTTGAAGACTTTTCGTATGGGCATTTCTTCAGCTGTGCTCATGACGTGTTGAAGGCCTGTAATGCTTATAGAAACGGAGCTCCAGTGGCATCTTTGGTGAGGGGAAAGATAAAAGAGGGGGAAGTGAGTGATGAGAAATGTTCTGAGAAGTTTATGACAGATGTGGCTACCTTTGTGGACACGATTTTGTTGAAGGAGTTCATTCTTTTAGGCGTCCTTGGTCTCgaaccagaagaagaagacaaaccaTCAGAGACTAAGGTTGCAGAGAGCAGTAGCAGACGAAAGTAG
- the LOC130495266 gene encoding metallothionein-like protein 3 produces MSDKCGSCDCADKTQCVKKGTSYTFDIVETQESYKEAMFMDVGAEENGCQCKCGSTCSCVNCTCN; encoded by the exons atgTCGGACAAGTGCGGAAGCTGCGATTGTGCTGACAAGACCCAGTGCGT GAAGAAGGGAACCAGCTACACATTCGACATCGTCGAGACTCAGGAGAG CTACAAGGAAGCCATGTTCATGGACGTTGGTGCAGAAGAGAACGGTTGCCAATGCAAGTGTGGCTCTACCTGCAGTTGCGTCAACTGCACTTGCAACTAG
- the LOC108861372 gene encoding proton pump-interactor 2-like, giving the protein MGAQIILCDGFEVVSPPEMSDLILFGSDQSSGSNCGESTVTTEEDGTVFSGDSSPGGAAEEEWPEANKPFSFYFVKRPAYDDPEIKAKINEADSEIYQYNKLRIDISNAQKTERAEISSLFAQMESLGPKSEGYKMVFEEKKKEFDALQEALRNQRCSSTDQLCFSMEELNHLVYIAHYVIEHGSIGLEEEHWVLKETEKSNEIVSNEDSLVQKEASIDRLKLMAVELNEVKKELEATTWNINRLSEKLGQIQNKMMMLDVEMAHVLELRDRSYERIKMLRIQRDKGNAAYFQSLAVMRKAKELAASGNVRDLEVFSSSEVDRFMTSWNNDKAYRDDYVKRISLSLYERELSLDGRIRDQESKAQVVQEKQALVKNKKEGMVVMHKRNREDSSSSSSQDGTVITAKQKKEVRKKVIDFNRSSDEESVVTDLEFPVYENPKKQEEEVDEETLKEMKREEQLEKAKLAMERKKKLQEKAAAKAALRAQKEAEKKLKECEKKAKKKAAANSSELDKSQEVSNELEEVRSLAVSGKEKQRSMFPKKRSFRYKHRGRGTEALPKAILNRRRAHQYWVWGVSSAALALALSLGVLLLR; this is encoded by the exons ATGGGTGCGCAGATTATACTCTGTGATGGCTTCGAGGTGGTGTCTCCGCCGGAGATGAGCGACCTAATACTCTTCGGAAGCGACCAATCAAGTGGCTCAAACTGCGGTGAATCAACGGTCACCACCGAAGAAGACGGCACTGTGTTTTCAGGAGATAGTTCGCCGGGAGGTGCTGCTGAAGAAGAATGGCCTGAAGCTAATAAGCCTTTCTCGTTCTACTTCGTTAAGCGACCGGCTTACGATGATCCCGAGATCAAAGCCAAGATCAACGAAGCTGATTCAGAGATCTACCAGTATAATAAACTCCGGATTGATATCTCAAATGCTCAGAAAACCGAAAGG gCTGAGATTTCGTCTTTGTTTGCTCAAATGGAGAGTTTGGGTCCAAAATCAGAAGGATATAAAATGGTTTtcgaggagaagaagaaggagttTGATGCTCTGCAGGAAGCTCTACGGAATCAACGGTGCTCTAGCACAGACCAGCTTTGCTTTTCAATGGAGGAACTCAATCATCTT GTTTACATAGCACACTACGTGATTGAACATGGAAGCATTGGTTTGGAGGAAGAACACTGGGTGCTTAAAGAGACAGAGAAGTCTAACGAGATAGTATCAAATGAGGATTCTCTTGTGCAGAAAGAAGCTTCCATAGACCGTCTCAAG TTAATGGCTGTGGAACTGAATGAAGTAAAGAAGGAGCTTGAAGCCACTACATGGAACATTAACCGCTTGAGTGAAAAACTGGGACAGATTCAGAACAAGATGATGATGTTGGATGTAGAAATGGCGCACGTACTTGAGCTGAGAGACAGATCATATGAAAGGATTAAAATGCTGAGGATACAACGAGACAAAGGG AATGCTGCGTATTTCCAGAGCCTTGCTGTTATGAGGAAAGCTAAAGAACTAGCTGCTTCTGGAAACGTTAGAGATCTTGAAGTGTTCTCTAGCTCCGAG gTTGATAGATTCATGACTAGTTGGAACAATGACAAGGCTTATAGAGATGATTACGTGAAAAGAATATCTCTTTCACTCTATGAAAGAGAGCTGAGTTTAGATGGACGGATTAGAGATCAAGAAAGCAAAGCTCAGGTTGTTCAAGAAAAGCAAGCTTTAGTGAAGAATAAAAAAGAAGGCATGGTGGTAATGCACAAGAGGAATAGAGAAGACTCCAGCTCCAGCTCGTCTCAAGATGGAACTGTAATCACtgctaaacaaaagaaagaagtgAGGAAGAAGGTGATAGATTTCAACAGGTCAAGTGATGAGGAGAGTGTAGTTACAGATTTGGAGTTCCCGGTGTATGAGAACCCGAaaaagcaagaagaagaggTTGATGAAGAGACTTTGAAGGAGATGAAACGAGAAGAGCAGCTAGAGAAAGCTAAGTTAGCTatggaaaggaagaagaagctacAAGAGAAAGCTGCTGCTAAAGCTGCTTTAAGAGCTCAAAAGGAAGCTGAAAAGAAACTCAAG GAGTGTGAGAAGAAAGCTAAGAAGAAAGCTGCAGCAAACTCTTCTGAACTAGACAAATCACAAGAAGTAAGCAATGAGCTGGAAGAGGTTAGGAGTTTAGCGGTCTCAGGGAAAGAGAAACAGAGATCAATGTTTCCAAAGAAGAGAAGTTTCAGGTACAAACACCGTGGAAGAGGAACCGAAGCTCTCCCTAAAGCCATCCTAAACCGTAGAAGGGCACATCAATACTGGGTTTGGGGGGTTTCATCTGCTGCACTTGCTCTGGCTCTCTCCCTTGGCGTTTTACTTTTACGGTGA
- the LOC108861373 gene encoding probable protein phosphatase 2C 39, with product MTGKEVFHKMKESVMEKVGLGGSADSGKGKSKMSKQITHGFHLLKGKALHEMEDYVVAKFKEVDDNELGLFAIFDGHLSHEIPDYLCSHLFDNILKEPNFWQEPEKAIKKAYYITDTKILDKASDLGKGGSTAVTAILINCQKLVVANVGDSRAVFCKGGVAKALSVDHEPNMEKDEVENRGGFVSNFPGDVPRVDGQLAVTRAFGDKSLKMHLSSEPYVTVEIIGDDAEFLILASDGLWKVMSNQEAVDSVKGIKDAKSAAKHLAEEAVARKSSDDISVVVVKFQ from the exons ATGACCGGTAAGGAAGTTTTCCACAAGATGAAGGAATCCGTCATG GAGAAAGTTGGGCTTGGTGGGTCTGCAGATTCAGGGAAAGGCAAGAGCAAGATGTCAAAGCAGATCACACATGGTTTCCACTTGTTGAAAGGGAAAGCTCTCCACGAGATGGAGGATTACGTGGTAGCCAAGTTTAAAGAAGTCGATGACAATGAGCTTGGCCTCTTTGCTATATTCGATGGGCATCTCAGCCACGAGATTCCTGACTACTTGTGCTCCCATTTGTTTGACAACATCTTGAAAGAG CCAAATTTCTGGCAAGAACCTGAGAAAGCGATCAAGAAAGCTTACTACATAACAGACACTAAGATTCTGGACAAAGCTTCTGACTTGGGGAAGGGTGGTTCCACTGCTGTGACTGCTATATTAATCAACTGTCAGAAGTTAGTTGTTGCTAACGTTGGTGACTCTCGAGCTGTTTTTTGCAAAGGTGGTGTTGCCAAGGCACTCTCTGTTGATCATGAGCCAAACATGGAGAAAGATGAAGTAGAGAACAGAGGCGGATTCGTTTCAAACTTTCCTG GGGACGTTCCTAGAGTTGATGGTCAACTGGCTGTCACAAGAGCCTTTGGTGATAAGAGTTTGAAGATGCATTTGAGTTCAGAACCATATGTTACAGTGGAGATCATTGGTGATGATGCAGAGTTTCTTATCCTCGCAAGTGATGGACTTTGGAAG GTCATGTCTAACCAAGAAGCGGTTGACTCGGTTAAGGGAATAAAAGATGCAAAGTCTGCAGCAAAGCACCTTGCAGAAGAGGCTGTTGCAAGAAAAAGTTCAGATGATATCTCAGTGGTGGTCGTGAAGTTTCAGTGA